One genomic window of Streptomyces sp. NBC_01498 includes the following:
- a CDS encoding DUF3152 domain-containing protein, which produces MARTPSSQTDTSVRPRNPFPASGQIRARPRAHRAHRRHGGTTAVIALVALGSASVHLALGREAPGPADRLFPPSTGEPRDSRAPGSTDPALTVTPVPPSGPGPGTFTVAVSGAERVGAGRPYRVEVEDGTGVSPDETAERIAAVLDDERGWAHGGDITFRQVADESATLVIRVATPHTAHRRPHLRDRRPRHRR; this is translated from the coding sequence ATGGCCCGCACCCCTTCGTCGCAGACGGACACCTCCGTACGGCCCCGGAACCCCTTTCCCGCGTCCGGACAGATCCGCGCCAGGCCGCGCGCCCACCGGGCACACCGGCGACACGGCGGGACGACCGCCGTCATCGCGCTTGTGGCCCTCGGCTCGGCCTCGGTCCACCTGGCGCTCGGCCGCGAAGCGCCCGGCCCGGCCGACCGCCTGTTCCCCCCGTCGACCGGAGAGCCCCGGGACAGCCGCGCGCCGGGCTCCACGGATCCGGCTTTGACCGTGACGCCCGTACCGCCGTCCGGCCCCGGCCCCGGCACCTTCACCGTCGCCGTATCCGGTGCGGAGCGCGTGGGCGCCGGGAGGCCGTACCGGGTCGAGGTCGAGGACGGCACCGGCGTGAGCCCTGACGAGACCGCCGAGCGGATCGCCGCCGTCCTCGACGACGAGCGGGGGTGGGCGCACGGCGGCGACATCACCTTCCGGCAAGTCGCCGACGAGAGCGCCACCCTGGTGATCCGCGTCGCCACACCGCACACCGCACACCGCCGACCGCATCTGCGCGACCGGCGGCCTCGACACCGGCGGTGA
- a CDS encoding DUF3152 domain-containing protein: MNCRVGPTVVVNLRRWQLGSPEFEGPPDEYQAPIINHEVGHWLGYGHRTCPGTGRPAPVMMQQIKGLHGCVSNAWPYGEDGTFHDGPRGGRDGGSRRARTATAGGYQYAPDTR; encoded by the coding sequence CTGAACTGCCGGGTCGGTCCGACGGTCGTGGTCAACCTGCGGCGCTGGCAGCTCGGGTCACCCGAGTTCGAGGGACCGCCCGACGAGTACCAGGCACCGATCATCAACCACGAGGTCGGCCACTGGCTCGGGTACGGCCACCGCACCTGCCCCGGCACCGGAAGGCCCGCCCCGGTGATGATGCAGCAGATCAAGGGGCTGCACGGCTGTGTCTCCAACGCCTGGCCGTACGGCGAGGACGGCACGTTCCACGACGGCCCGCGCGGAGGCCGAGACGGCGGGTCACGGCGAGCGCGCACGGCGACCGCCGGGGGATATCAATACGCCCCCGATACGCGGTGA
- a CDS encoding response regulator transcription factor, whose amino-acid sequence MRVLIVEDEPYLAEAIRDGLRLEAIAADVAGDGHTALELLSVNTYGIAVLDRDIPGPSGDEIARHIVASGSGLPILMLTAADRLDDKASGFGLGADDYLTKPFALRELVLRLRALDRRRPHSRPPVREVAGLRVDPFRREVHRDGAYVALTRKQFAVLEVLIAAEGGVVSAEELLERAWDENTDPFTNAVRITVSALRKRLGEPWIITTLPGSGYRIDIRRSGGTEGGHRA is encoded by the coding sequence ATGCGCGTGCTGATCGTCGAGGACGAGCCCTACCTGGCCGAGGCCATCCGTGACGGCTTGCGCCTGGAAGCGATCGCGGCGGATGTCGCGGGTGACGGCCACACCGCCCTGGAACTGCTGAGCGTCAACACCTACGGGATCGCCGTCCTCGACCGCGACATCCCCGGCCCCTCCGGCGACGAGATCGCCCGGCACATCGTCGCCTCCGGCAGCGGTCTGCCGATCCTCATGCTCACCGCCGCCGACCGGCTCGACGACAAGGCGTCCGGATTCGGCCTCGGCGCCGACGACTACCTCACCAAGCCGTTCGCACTGCGGGAACTGGTCCTCAGGCTCAGGGCGCTCGACCGCAGACGCCCGCACAGCAGGCCGCCGGTACGGGAAGTCGCCGGCCTGCGGGTCGACCCGTTCCGCAGAGAGGTCCACCGCGACGGCGCCTACGTCGCACTCACCAGAAAGCAGTTTGCCGTCCTGGAGGTCCTCATCGCCGCCGAGGGCGGGGTCGTCAGCGCCGAAGAGCTGCTGGAGCGGGCCTGGGACGAGAACACGGACCCGTTCACCAACGCCGTACGCATCACGGTCTCGGCCCTGCGCAAGCGCCTGGGCGAACCGTGGATCATCACCACGCTGCCCGGCTCCGGCTACCGCATCGACATCCGGCGGTCCGGCGGAACCGAGGGAGGACACCGTGCCTAG
- a CDS encoding sensor histidine kinase, whose amino-acid sequence MPRTPGLSVRTKLTLSYAGFLMVAGGMLLAAVWVFLLRYVPDRAMLSTAENGLTGGVFPVRSRLLDVFAPRAAGVMAFLLVFGLVGGWLLAGRMLAPLTQIADATRTATTGSLSHRIRLPGRNDEFRELADAFDSMLGRLEEHVAEQRRFAANASHELRTPLAVSRALLDVARADPGQDLGRIVERLHTVNTRAIDLTEALLVLARADRQTFTREPVDLSLLVDEAVETLLPLAEKRGVTVETSGDIATAAGSQALLLQLTTNLLHNAIVHNLPGDGTVRIVTGAGDGPGTTALTVENSGEPLTSGLVATLTEPFRRGNERVGGNDAGVGLGLAIVQRITEAHEGSLTLTPRTEGGLRVRVHLPAPSAPLDRTTDR is encoded by the coding sequence GTGCCTAGGACACCCGGACTGAGCGTACGGACCAAGCTCACCCTCAGCTACGCCGGATTCCTCATGGTCGCCGGCGGCATGCTCCTCGCCGCGGTGTGGGTGTTCCTCCTGCGTTACGTCCCCGACCGCGCCATGCTCAGCACAGCCGAGAACGGCCTGACCGGGGGCGTCTTCCCCGTCAGGTCCCGGCTGCTGGACGTCTTCGCCCCGAGGGCGGCCGGGGTCATGGCGTTCCTGCTGGTGTTCGGGCTGGTCGGGGGGTGGCTCCTGGCCGGACGGATGCTGGCGCCGCTGACCCAGATCGCGGACGCCACCCGTACGGCCACCACGGGATCGCTCTCCCACCGGATCCGGCTCCCCGGCCGCAACGACGAGTTCCGCGAACTCGCCGACGCCTTCGACTCGATGCTCGGCAGACTGGAGGAGCACGTCGCCGAGCAGCGGCGGTTCGCCGCCAACGCCTCACACGAACTCCGCACCCCGCTCGCGGTCTCGCGGGCCCTGCTCGACGTGGCCCGCGCCGACCCGGGCCAGGATCTCGGCCGGATCGTCGAACGGCTGCACACCGTCAACACCCGCGCGATCGACCTCACCGAGGCACTGCTCGTCCTTGCCCGCGCCGACCGGCAGACCTTCACCCGGGAGCCGGTCGATCTGTCCCTGCTCGTGGACGAGGCCGTCGAGACGCTGCTCCCGCTCGCGGAGAAGCGCGGCGTCACCGTCGAGACCTCCGGCGACATCGCCACGGCCGCCGGATCCCAGGCGCTCCTGCTCCAGCTCACGACCAACCTGCTGCACAACGCGATCGTGCACAACCTGCCGGGCGACGGCACCGTGCGGATCGTGACCGGCGCTGGCGACGGCCCCGGGACGACGGCGCTCACCGTCGAGAACAGTGGCGAGCCGCTCACCTCCGGGCTGGTCGCCACGCTCACCGAGCCCTTCCGCCGGGGCAACGAGCGCGTCGGCGGCAACGACGCCGGGGTCGGACTCGGCCTGGCGATCGTCCAGCGGATCACCGAGGCACACGAGGGATCCCTCACGCTCACTCCACGCACCGAGGGCGGACTGCGCGTACGTGTTCACCTGCCCGCCCCCTCGGCACCTCTCGACAGGACGACCGACCGGTGA